The following are encoded together in the Canis aureus isolate CA01 chromosome 30, VMU_Caureus_v.1.0, whole genome shotgun sequence genome:
- the LOC144301830 gene encoding uncharacterized protein LOC144301830 isoform X6, producing the protein MERGYSTHDATVPRKGLRPEGSSSVSGGQDGWGLPTTACHADSTAPSCCWATATAVFLQNTAWHLEHGAAKHQFSGAQSMVQVCEFSWTRGWLRPQRRELYGCTCTELGPKTYVRCGPECTREHECKDSSDTCYVRDSAESMNSMTAGFENLTKGESHRSGVEKRKGFLEERGWRWVLQKPSALDGQPMACEALPTVTSVLAQLGGRVLQFCDSTECAKNHMSTSPLNELEYSRQAIGTESRSVFA; encoded by the exons ATGGAAAGAGGATATAGCACACATGATGCTACGGTACCCAGAAAAGGTCTGAGGCCCGAGGGCAGTTCATCCGTGTCAGGAGGACAAGACGGATGGGGCCTGCCCACGACTGCGTGTCACGCAGACAGCAC GGCTCCTTCCTGCTGCTGGGCCACTGCCACTGCTGTCTTCCTCCAAAACACTGCCTGGCACCTAGAGCATGGCGCCGCTAAGCATCAG TTCTCAGGGGCCCAGAGTATGGTTCAGGTATGTGAATTCTCATGGACAAGAGGCTGGCTGAGGCCACAGAGAAGAGAGCTGTATGGCTGTACTTGTACTGAACTCGGGCCAAAGACGTATGTTCGCTGTGGACCAGAG TGCACAAGAGAACACGAGTGCAAAGACTCATCGGACACCTGCTATGTGCGGGACTCAGCTGAATCCATGAACTCCATGACAGCAGGTTTTGAGAATTTGACAAAGGGAGAATCACATAGGAGTGGagtagaaaagaggaaaggcttcctggaagagagaGGATGGAGATGGGTCCTGCAGAAGCCATCAGCCCTGGATGGGCAACCAATGGCCTGTGAGGCTCTCCCGACAGTGACCAGTGTTCTGGCACAGCTTGGGGGAAGAGTGCTCCAATTTTGTGACAGCACAGAGTGTGCCAAAAATCACATGAGTACGAGTCCATTAAATGAACTAGAATATAGTAGACAAGCTATagggacagaaagtagatcagtgttTGCCTAG